In the Flavobacteriales bacterium genome, TCGATCACACGCACCCGATGCACCGCGTTCTCCGCGATGCCGGCGCCATACTGTCCGGTGACCACGAGCTCGGGCATGTGGATGGACGCCGGCCGCAGGTGCAGCGCGTGTGGACCGGCTCCGATGAGCGTATCGGCGAAGGCCGCAAAGCCCATCATGTGCACGCGCACCAGCAGGGGCCGCGAGGCATCCACCGGCACCGTCAGCGCACCCTGGTCATCGGCTTGCGCCGTGGTCGGTCCGCCGCCCTGCTGCCAGGTGACGCTTGCGAACGGAAGGGGGGCCCCGTTCTCGGCCATGCAGATGAGCCGGACCTGGGCGTGGAGGATGACCGGGCTGGTGGCAGCGGTCAGGAGGAGGGCCGGGAGGACGCGCAGGAAGGGACCCATCGGAAGGACCTTGCAAAGGAGCGCACACGTGCGCGTGCGCACGGTCACGCGCACGTCAGGTTCAGCTCACTGGCGAAGCAGCCGGGCCACGGCAGGGCCACGGTCGGTGAGGAGACGCACGGTGTAGCTGCCGGCTCCAAGCCCTCCAAGTTCCATGGTGAACGGCGCGGCGCTCAAGGCCCCGAGGGAGCGCACAAGGCGGCCGGATGCGTCCAACACCTCGAGGCCCAGGATGCGGGCTTCCCCGGCATCGATGGTGAAGGTGCCATCGGGCGTGGGGTTCGGCCATACGCGGAGGTCCGCCGGCCGGTCGCGTTCGGCCAAACCGGTGGCGCTCACGAGCTCCTGGGTGAAGTCGATCGTGCCGGAGGTGCTGCCACCGAAGCCCGTGAAGGCCACATGCCACACGTTGCCTCCCAGGTCCTTGACGAAGTAGCTCAACGAATCCTCGATCACCCACTGGAAGGTCTGCATGTCGAAGCGCTTCCAATCGAAGCCGATCGTGTTGATGTGCGCGCTGTAGGCGGCGGAGGTCCAGTCGGCATCCGCAGGAGGAACACCGGCGGCCCGGGCGGCCTCGATGCCCTTGTTCTGGAGCACCCCGGTGACCCCGTAAGGCTGCGGGATGAAGGCGACGTACTTCACGAAGGTGAGGTCCCAGCTGTCATTGGCCGGCTCGCGGTCCACGGCCGTGTGGGTCTCCAGGTCCCAGTAGGCGAAGTTCTTCGTGCTGTATGCCGCCTTGTTGATCTGACCGACAAGCTCGTCGCTGCCGTCGAGGTCGGCGTGCGTGAAGGTGTACGTGCCCGTGGCCAGGCCATCGATGCGCAGCTTCCGCCAGCTGCCGTTGGCGAGGTGGATCAGGGAAGATGGTGTCGCCGGCCACCACATGGGTGATCGTGTTGTAGTTGCCCCAGCCCAGGTCGAACTCATCGGCGAAGGGACCCTGGTTGAGGGCGCCGAAGCTCCAGCTGGTGTCCGCATTATGGGCACGCGGCCAGGTGGAGAGCCCTGTGGTGTCCACACTGTTCCAGTCGGCGATGCTGAAGGGGCTCTTCACCACTTCGACGCCGGCCTTCTGGGTGTTCACCAGCACACTGGCCGTGAAGCCCTGGATCTCGAAGGCCAGGTCCCAGTTGTTCACCGGGGCGGTGCCCACCACCCCGTTCTGCAGGCTGTACCACACCTGGTCGGCGTAGCCCGGGGCGATGCTGACGGTGACGGGGGTCTGGGCGTGAAGGCCGTGGACGAGCAGGACGGAGGCGAGGAGGAGCGATGAACGCATGGGTCGGGGTTCGGGGTGCAAAGCAAGTGAGGGTCCATGGGCAGGAACAAGGGGAACGCCGGGTGGTGGGTCATGGAACTGCAACATGAAAAAATCAGCGGGGTCTGTTAGATAAAGTGTGTCATCATCGTTATTGCTGATGATGTTGATGTTGTTGGGGTTTTGAACGAGGGGGTCCGGGGAGACTCAGAACCTGTTGATCGGTGTTGATCGCCTGTGGATCGAAGCGTGGGCCGAAGAGCAGGCGTAGCTCGGCGGCTATCTCCCTCCAAGCGAAGATGGGCTTGGCGGCCATTTTCTCCACGATGCGCTGCTGGGCCAGATAGAGCAGCTTGAGCAGGGCCATGTCGTTGTCGAAGACGCGCTTGGTCTTGGTGTACTTGCGCAGCTGAGCGTGGAAGCCCTCGATGGGATTGGTGGTGTAGATGAGCCGCCGGATGCGCTCGCTGTAGCGGTACTGGCTGGCCAGCAGCGGCCAGTTGGTGTGCCAGGAGCTCA is a window encoding:
- a CDS encoding T9SS type A sorting domain-containing protein, coding for MWWPATPSSLIHLANGSWRKLRIDGLATGTYTFTHADLDGSDELVGQINKAAYSTKNFAYWDLETHTAVDREPANDSWDLTFVKYVAFIPQPYGVTGVLQNKGIEAARAAGVPPADADWTSAAYSAHINTIGFDWKRFDMQTFQWVIEDSLSYFVKDLGGNVWHVAFTGFGGSTSGTIDFTQELVSATGLAERDRPADLRVWPNPTPDGTFTIDAGEARILGLEVLDASGRLVRSLGALSAAPFTMELGGLGAGSYTVRLLTDRGPAVARLLRQ